One part of the Dysidea avara chromosome 10, odDysAvar1.4, whole genome shotgun sequence genome encodes these proteins:
- the LOC136268221 gene encoding E3 ubiquitin-protein ligase TRIM71-like: protein MAFDSTRLGGIEEWQQIEEEITCSICGDLFTDPKTIPCLHTFCKRCIERSIESNNKMEAVVCCPLCRAPFPQDEVASIPTNSTVHQFVKKFKKAGARAGKISKETTEEQSQCGNCSGNLPAVTWCVECKDSFCHDCNEAHKKLKLSRWHKIVPIKDFSQDPKLTLSAPEKAEFCKTHKKQPLDLYCRTCSSLICRDCTFKDHPLENHDFDFNENMVGKVREKLEQVLVSTIKQLLEQVSNAVKQLDHCEKKVESESKINLEKIRATYDEVYKLLKQQEQQTIKKLNSITSLFVKRLSLQKENAISIEDQLVSCSEFCNKTITVNSTKQLLTYNKWIESKVDDLTKQVQNARFNPECKASDMVVRCCKPFEFARNLVCDVCRVPHFSDCTPSGPAIISNPVNITVTLKDVFGSLIANQSKDLEIRCDKEFLQNVSIEEESLGQYHIWYNPKQKETHSLSIYWRGTALNHKVNVFVRSYHYFQPEVKIIIDKYGPANNALGHPLLLAKGPNNELIVRDNSTNQLVVFDKNFQYSHVIGGEGSGNEKFMYITGIAVNKKGDLYIADSELHCIQKFKLDGDYVSQFGSKGDNDGEFNSPYGLVLSQSGLLFVCDSCNNRIQVFQNGQFSYCFGKYGTCHGMFNDPKDIALNGKDQLFVADCQNNRVQVFATNGQFCQAFCSFTGVHRHYNLYQPVGIHYTPDGHLLVSCWNSHCVLVFEENGNFTSAIEGSYQGEHRFSSPYGIVMMDNGKIVISATRGGDHNVLVVL, encoded by the coding sequence ATGGCGTTTGACTCGACGCGATTAGGCGGTATAGAAGAATGGCAACAGATCGAGGAAGAAATAACTTGTTCCATCTGTGGAGATCTCTTTACTGATCCAAAGACCATCCCGTGTTTGCACACGTTCTGTAAGCGATGTATTGAGAGGAGTATAGAATCTAATAATAAAATGGAAGCCGTTGTTTGTTGTCCATTATGTCGTGCACCTTTCCCTCAAGACGAGGTAGCATCTATTCCCACTAATTCCACAGTTCATCAGTTCGTAAAAAAGTTCAAAAAGGCAGGAGCGAGGGCGGGGAAAATTTCAAAGGAGACAACAGAAGAACAGTCACAGTGTGGTAACTGCAGTGGAAATTTACCAGCAGTCACTTGGTGTGTAGAGTGTAAAGACTCTTTTTGTCATGATTGCAATGAAGCACATAAGAAATTGAAATTATCCAGATGGCACAAAATTGTTCCCATTAAAGATTTTTCCCAAGATCCTAAACTAACCTTATCTGCACCAGAAAAGGCTGAATTTTGCAAGACCCACAAAAAGCAACCACTAGACCTGTACTGTAGGACTTGTAGTAGTTTAATATGTCGAGACTGCACCTTTAAAGATCATCCTCTTGAAAACCATGATTTTGATTTCAACGAAAATATGGTGGGCAAAGTTAGGGAGAAATTAGAGCAGGTACTTGTTTCCACAATAAAACAACTGCTAGAACAAGTGAGTAATGCAGTCAAACAACTTGATCATTGTGAGAAAAAAGTTGAATCAGAAAGTAAAATAAACCTTGAGAAGATACGAGCTACATATGATGAAGTGTACAAGTTGTTAAAGCAACAAGAACAGCAgacaataaaaaaattaaactctATTACTAGCTTATTTGTAAAGAGACTTTCCTTGCAAAAGGAAAATGCGATATCAATAGAAGATCAGTTGGTGAGTTGTAGTGAGTTTTGTAACAAGACCATAACAGTTAACAGCACAAAGCAATTGTTAACGTATAATAAATGGATTGAAAGTAAAGTAGATGACCTAACAAAACAAGTGCAAAATGCTAGGTTCAATCCAGAGTGTAAAGCAAGTGACATGGTTGTTAGATGTTGTAAACCATTCGAGTTTGCTCGTAATTTAGTCTGTGATGTGTGTCGTGTTCCCCATTTTTCTGATTGTACTCCAAGTGGTCCAGCAATAATTAGTAATCCAGTTAACATAACTGTTACACTGAAAGATGTTTTTGGATCTCTAATCGCAAACCAGTCAAAAGATTTAGAAATCCGCTGTGACAAGGAGTTTTTACAAAATGTAAGTATTGAAGAGGAGTCATTAGgacaataccatatatggtataatcCTAAACAAAAAGAGACTCATTCATTATCAATTTATTGGAGAGGAACAGCACTGAACCATAAAGTTAACGTGTTTGTCCGAAGTTATCATTATTTTCAGCCGGAGGTAAAGATTATTATTGACAAATATGGACCTGCTAACAATGCATTAGGGCATCCTCTTCTGTTGGCTAAAGGACCTAACAATGAACTTATAGTTCGTGATAATTCCACCAATCAGTTAGTGGTATTTGATAAAAACTTCCAATACTCTCATGTCATTGGTGGAGAAGGTAGTGGAAATGAAAAGTTCATGTACATCACTGGAATAGCTGTAAACAAGAAGGGAGATTTGTACATTGCAGATTCTGAATtgcactgtattcagaagttcAAACTTGATGGAGATTATGTGTCCCAATTTGGCAGCAAAGGTGATAATGATGGAGAGTTTAATTCTCCATATGGGCTAGTGTTGTCCCAGTCAGGACTATTGTTTGTGTGTGACAGTTGCAACAACAGAATTCAAGTATTCCAAAATGGGCAATTTTCTTACTGCTTTGGAAAGTACGGCACATGTCATGGTATGTTCAATGATCCCAAAGATATAGCACTGAATGGTAAAGATcaattgtttgttgctgattgcCAAAATAACAGAGTCCAAGTGTTTGCTACAAACGGACAATTCTGTCAAGCATTTTGTAGCTTTACTGGAGTCCACAGGCACTATAATTTATATCAACCAGTTGGAATACACTACACTCCAGATGGGCACCTATTGGTTAGTTGCTGGAATTCCCATTGTGTATTAGTGTTTGaagaaaatggaaattttacaTCAGCTATTGAAGGCTCTTATCAAGGGGAGCATAGGTTTAGTAGCccttatggaatagtgatgaTGGATAATGGAAAGATAGTAATAAGTGCTACAAGAGGTGGCGACCACAACGTATTGGTAGTGTTATAA